The stretch of DNA TCCATGGGCGGCGCCATGTTCGGCACGCAGATCGGCCAGGCCGTCGGCGTGCTGGCCGGCGAGGTCGTCGGCTCGACCGACATCGGTCTGCCGCTCGGCCCGGCCGGCAAGGCCGCGCTGCTGCCGGTGAACATCGAGGCGTTCGGCAAGGACCTGGGCGTGCCCAAGGAGGAGGTGCGGCTGTACCTCGCCCTGCGCGAGGCCGCCCACCAGCGCCTGTTCTCGCACGTGCCGTGGCTGCGCTCGCACCTGTTCGGCGCGGTCGACGGGTACGCGCGCGGGATCAAGGTCGACACCGCCAAGCTGGAGGACGTGGTCGGCCAGTTCGACCCGCAGAACCCCGAGCAGTTGCAGGACGCCCTCCAGCAGGGCATGTTCCAGCCGGAGGACACCCCGGAGCAGAAGGCCGCCCTGGCCCGCCTGGAGACCGCTCTGGCCCTCGTCGAGGGCTGGGTGGACGCCGTGGTGCACGCCGCGGCCAAGCCGCGCCTGACGTCCGCCGACGCGCTGCGCGAGACGCTGCGCCGCCGCCGCGCCTCGGGCGGCCCGGCCGAGCAGACGTTCGCCACGCTGATCGGCCTGGAGCTGCGCCCGCGCCGGCTGCGGGACGCCTCCCGTCTGTGGGCCTCGCTCACCGACGCGCGCGGGGTCGAGGGCCGCGACGGCCTGTGGGCGCACCCGGACATGCTGCCCACCGCCGCCGACCTGGACGACCCGGACGGCTTCGTGCACCGCGAGCAGATGGACTTCTCCGAGCTGGACAGGATGCTCGGCGAGGCGGCGGGCGGTTCCGCGCCGAAGCCGGACCTGCACAAGAAGGCCGAGAGCGACAACGGCGACAACAGCGACAAGGACAACAAGGGCGACGGCGCCGAGTGAGCCTCCATGACGACGCGGTCCTCGTCCTGCGGGAGTACGGGGACCAGGAGGATCTGCGCCCGCTCTACCTGGAGCACCTGCGGACGCGTCCGGACGGCATGTGGAAGGCCTGCGCGGACGGGCACATCACGGCGAGCGCCCTGGTGATCGACCCGGAGCGCGGTCGGGTGCTGCTGACCCTCCACAGGAAGCTGCGCATGTGGCTCCAGATGGGCGGCCACTGCGAGCCGGAGGACGTCACGCTGGCGGACGCCGCGCTGCGCGAGGCGACCGAGGAGTCGGGCATCGAGGGGCTGGCCCTGCTGCCCGGCGGCCCCGTACGCCTCGACCGCCACCACACGCCATGCGCCTGGCATCTCGACGTCCAGTACGCCGCGCTCGCGCCCAGCGGGGCGGTGGCGGCCATCAGCGACGAATCCCTGGACCTGCGCTGGTTCGCCTACGACGACGTACCGGATGTGGCGGACAAGTCGGTCGTCCGCCTGCTGGAGGCGACGCGCGCCAGGCTCTGACCCTGCTCCGACGGTGCGCGGGGCGGCCACCACGGTGGTCGCCCCTGCCCGTGGCCTCGGCTCAGCCCCAGACGTTCCCCTGGTTGTGTCCCCGCGCCCCCTGCTGCCCCATGCCGAACTGTGCGGCGAGGCCCTGCCCGATCACCGCGTTCTGCGGCGGCAGCAGCTCGCTGGGCTGGACGAGCGCGTAGCCGCTGCCCATGAAGCTGAGCTCCCAGCCCTCGCCGGTGTTGCCGCGGCGCCGCCACACGCCGGAGGAGTGCGTCTGGGCCTGCATCTGTACGCGCAGTCCGGTGGACCAGGCGACGATCGCGTCGGCGTCGCAGTTGACGTACTTGTCCGGCGTCACCTGCATCAGCAGCGGCGCGCCGGAGGTCATCAGGGCGACCCTGCCGTGGCCTGTGATGTTCAGCTGGTACTTCCCCGAGCCGGAGATGCCGTACATGCTGTCGACGGCCACGGCCTCGTGGTACAGCGAGGAGTCCATCGCCAGCACATAGCTGCTGTCGACGGTCAGGCCGTCCTGTTCGACGTCCATGATGTGCACGTACTGGGCGAGGTTGGCGAGGTAGACCGTGCCCTGTCCGTGGCAGCGCATCAGGTCCAGGCCCTCGCCGTTGTACGCGCGCGTGCGTGCCTGGCTGCCGGTCTGGTACTCGGCGTCGAACTCGATCATGCCCTGGTAGGCGACCATCGTGCCCTTGCGGGCGAGGATGTCGTCGTGGCCCTCCAGGGTGACGCGCAGCATCTGCTTGTTCTGCAGGCTCCAGCGCTCCTGCGTCTGGGCGTCGTTGAAGGCGAAAAGCGGGCTCTGCATGGTCTCCTGTCTCCCCTTCAGCCGCGCATCCGCAGGCGGTCGGTACTGTCCTCGCTGGGCTGTACGACGACGATGCCCTGACCGGAGAAGGCCATCTGGTAGGCCTCTCCGCTGCCCCGGCCGATCAGGGACTGCGCCCTGAAACTGCGCTTGCCCTTGACCTTCAGGTTCGGCGACCAGGCGACGAGCGCGTCCGGGTCGACGTAGGTCTCGTTCTCGCCCTCGCCGCAGTCGACGACGATCGGCTCGCCGCGGGAGGTCAGCGCCACCCAGCCCTGTCCGGAGATCCTGGTGTTCCACAGGCCCTGCCCGGCGAACTTCGCCAACCCCTTGACCCGCTCGACGCCCCAGGTCAGGCCGGCGTCGAAGGCCAGCAGGTTGGTGGCGTTGACGGAGATCGCGTCACCGCCGAGGTTGATGACGACGACGTTGGCTCCGTAGTCGGCGAGGTAGAGCAGTCCGTCGCCGGTGCACTTCATCAGCGGGGCGCCCTCGCCGGTGACCCAGTCGCGCGCGATCTGGCGCACGGCCGACGGGCTGGGCTCGTACTGGATGAAGCCTTCGTAGGCGACCATCGACCCCACGCGCGCGAAGAGGTCGTTCCCGGTCTGCATGGCGACCTTCAGCATGTGGCTGCCGTGGTTCTCCATGCGGGCGGTGACGGGTGCGGGGGCGTAACCCGCGAGCGGCTGGTTCATGACGGGCTCCCTCAGACCTCGTAGGGCTGGACGACGACGAAGTTGCCGGGGGCGGCGCGGAACTGGAGGTTGACGCCCTCTCCGGTGTCGCCCGGGTAGGCGTTGCGGCGCATCCGCACCTGGCTGGAGACGATCGCCTGGGCCGCGGCCGACCAGGCGACCACGGCGTTGGAGTCGACGAACGTCGTCGGCGTCACGGGCAGGACGACCGGTGTGCCGTGCGTCTTGACGACGATCGTGCCGGTGCCCTGGAACTGCATCGTGAACAGGGCGCCGCCGGGGATGCCGTGTCCCTCGACGCGGCGGACCTCGTACTCCAGGCTCTCGTCGAAGGCGAGCACGTTCTCGGCGGAGACGCAGATCGCGTCACCCTGGAGCTCGACGGGATGCAGGTGGGTGGAGTTCTCGGCGAAGAACACCTGGCCCTGGCCGGTGCAGCGCATCAGCTGCATCTCCTGGCCCGTGACGTTGCCCGTGATCCGGCCCGCGAAGCCGGCGCCCTTGTAGGTGAAGTCGACCTTGCCCTGGTAGAGCACCATGCTGCCCTGCCGGGCCAGCACGGGTCGGCCCCCCTCCGTCCCGAGGTCGGCGCGGATCAGCTTGCTGTTCTGCAGGGTCCAGCGCCGGCCGGTGGGCGCCTCCTTGTACAGGTTCAGCGCGGCGGACACCCCGGCGGCCTGGGGAGCGGCCTGCGGCGCCGCGTACGGCGCGGACTGGCCGGGGACCTGGCCGAACGGCGGCTGGTGACCGTAGCCGGGAGGCGGGGGCGGCGCCTGGTACTGGGCGGGCGGCGGGGGCGGGGTCCGACCGTGCGCCTGGCCGTACGGCGGCTGCCCGTAGGGCGCGGGCGCCGGGGCGGGCGGCGGGACCGGGCCGCCGGGCGGAGTCAGGGGGGCGATGATGGTCGGCGCCGCGTGCACCGAGGGCGCGGGGCCCGGCGCCGGGGGCGGGGGCGGCGGGGTGGCTCCCGGGGGCGGTGTGAAGCCGTGCGCGGCGGGTGGCGGCGCGGGGGCGGCCGGGAGTGGAGCGGGGGCGGCGGGCGCGGGAGCGGCAGGGGCCGGTGCGGCCGGCCCGGAGGGAACGGCGAATTCCGGGGGCGCGGTGGCCTGGGCCGGCGGGGCGAAGCCCGGAGCGGCACCGGGCTGCGCGTCTTGGCCCGCGGCGGGGTCCTCCTCCTCTTCCAGGACCTCGCCGCCGAAGTTCTTCAGCAGCGCCTCGAGGCCCCCGTCGAAGCCCTGGCCGACAGCCGCGAACCGCCACACGTCCTTGAGGTAGAAGTCGCCCAGCATCACGGCCCGTTCGGTGGAGAACTCCGAGCCGTCGAACGCGTACCGGGCCACCTCCTCCCCGCCCGCCACGATGCGCAGGTACCCGGAGTCGATCTGCGACATCTGCCCGGCACCGTCGACGGCGGCCGTGAACGACAGCTTCCGGATGTGCGACGGAATCTTCTCCAGCGTGACCCGGAAGGACTCCGTGTCGCCTGCCTGAGCACCCAGCAGCTGGATGGCCTCCTCGGGGGACTTCGGCTGGTTGAAGAAGACGAAGTACCGGTCGTCCGAGAGGCGTTCGTCGGCGTCCAGCCCGAAGCAGCTGATGTCGACGGTCAGTCCGGGTGCCGAGATCTGCACGCCAACGTACAGATCCGTCCCCGCGGTCAGGTCACTGATCCTGGCCTTGTGGCCGCGCTGGAATTCCCTGGGCATGCGTAACGACCGTCCCCCGTCCCGAGTGCGAGTGCGTCGCGCCAGGCTAACGGCAAACTCCGACACCGGACGAAGTCGGTACAGACCCGGTACACAAACACAGTCCGGCGGTACCGGACGTCCCCGGCAGCCCGGTCACTCGTCGCGCGTTCCCGGCGGATGCGGCAGCCGCGCGGCCGCGGCCACCCCCTCCAGGTAGCCCCGGGCCCGCTCGGTGCGCGGGTACGCCTCCAGCAGCCGCCAGAAGTCGGGGCCGTGTCCGGGGACGAGCAGATGGGCCAGCTCGTGGAGCAGTACGTAGTCGACGACGTACTCGGGCATCCCCTGAAGACGGTGGGAGAGACGGATGCTGCCCTCCGCCGGGGTGCACGAGCCCCAGCGCGTGTTCTGGTTGGTGACCCAGCGGACCGAGGCGGGCCGGGCACGGCCGTCGAAGTACTGGGCGGACAGCCGCTCGGCGCGTTCGGCCAGCTCCGTGTCGCCGAGCGTCCGCCGGCTCTCCTGGGCGGCCAGCTTGTCGAGCATGACGGTCACCCAGCGCCGCTCCTCCGCCTCGGACATGCGGGCGGGGATGAGCACGACGGTGCGACCGCCCTCGCGGTACGCGGAGACCGTCCGGCGGCGCCGGGCGCTCCTGCGGACCTCGATCTCGCTCGCCGCCGCGCCCTCCGGGGGCCGGCTCGTCTTGCCTCGCTGTGGCGTTCCGGCACGGTTCAGTGGGTCGGCGGACACGCCCCGACGTTACCGGGTGCGAGGACGAGAAGTCCCGGGAGCGGAACGGTTCCGTGCGGATCCTCCACCGAGGGTCCGATTCGTACGACGAGTACCCACCGCCTGTGGACAACTTCCGGCACCCGCTGTCCGGGCCGGGCATGCTGGCCGTCGTGACAGTCGTCGGTGGCGACTCGGACCGGCTCACCCCGGCGTATGAGGACGTTTTCGATGCCTTCCCTTCGCTTCCTTCGCTTCGTTCGCTCTCTTCGCTTCGCTCTCTTCGTTCGTTTCCGATGCTTCTCCTTCTTCGGGCTACGGGGGCTCACATGCATCCGATGGTGAAACCCGCGCTCCGGCGCGGCTGGCGTGATCTCGGCACCGTGCAGTTCGGGATGACTCCCGCGCACGCGATGACACTGGGCCCGCTGGACACCGCGACGGGCAGTTTTCTGGACCTGCTCAACGGCACGCGCGGACTGCCGCTGCTGCGGGAGGAGGCGCGCCGCATGGATCTGCCCGACGGCCATGCCGACCGTCTGGTGGAGCGGCTGGCCCGGGCCGGGCTCCTGGACGACGCCCGGGGCGGCGGCGCGGCCGCCGACACGCTGCGGGAGCGGAAGGAGGCCATGGACCGGCTGGGGCCCGATCTCGCCTCCCTCTCCCTGATCACCCGCGAACCGGGCGAGGCGATGGAACGCCTCGCCGCCCGACGTGAGGCGCGCGTGCAGGTCAAAGGCGCGGGCCGGGTGGGCGCCGTCCTGGCCGCACTGCTGTCCGGGGCGGGGGTCGGCGAGGTCGACGTGCGGGACGGCGGCTGTGTGGAGCCGGGGGACGTCGCCCCGGGCGGGCTGTCCGCCGAGGCCGTCGGCGAACGCCGGGACACCGCGGCGCGGCGGGCCGCGCGAGCGGCGGCCCCGGACCGTCCGGCCCGCCGCACCCCCCGGACGCGGCCCGAGCGGGAGGAGCGGGGATTCACCCTGGTGGTCCTCGCCCCGCGGGACGACATCGCCGTGCACGCGCCCGACCCGTCCGCGGCCGCCGCCCTGATCGAGTCCGGCACCCCTCATCTGTACGCCGGGGTGGTGGAGGGCACGGGCGTCGTGGGCCCGCTCGTCCTGCCCGGCGGGACAGGCTGCGCCGGCTGCCTGCACCGGGACCGCACGGACCGGGACGGGACGTGGCCGCGTCTGGTGGCGCAGTGGCGCTCGGGCGGACCACGTCACGTTCGTCCGTGTGATCTGTCTCTCGCCGCGACCGTGGCCGCCCTGTCGGCCGCGCACGCACTCGCCTTCCTGGACGGGGAGTCGCCCTCCAGCACGGGCGCCCGCTGGGAGGTTTCACTGCCCGGCCTGAACTGGCGCGCGCGACCGGTGTGGCCGCATCCGTCCTGTCCGTGCGGCGCGGCCGGGAAAACCGAGAGGGAGCGGGCCTCAAAGAACGGGGAGCCACGCGCGACAATGGCTGAGCAACGGCCGTCATCGACGCCCTGCCGTCGGGCAGACGCGGCGCGGCTTGCTGGGACTTGGAGGGCGCATGTCTGATCTTCCCCGGAAGGCGGTCACCCGGACCGCCAAGCTCGCCGCGCTCCCGCTCGGTTTCGCCGGGAGAGCGACCTGGGGACTCGGCAAACGGATCGTGGGCGAGTCAGCCGATCTCGTCGGCCGTGAGCTGCAGCAACGCACGGCCGACCAGTTGTTCAAGGTGCTCGGCGAGCTCAAGGGCGGGGCGATGAAGTTCGGGCAGGCGCTGTCCGTCTTCGAGTCGGCGCTCCCCGAGGAGGTCGCCGGCCCCTACCGGGTCGCGCTGACCAAGCTCCAGGAGGCGGCGCCCCCGATGCCGACGCGCACGGTGCACTCCGTACTGGAGGAGCGGCTCGGCGCGCACTGGCGCGAGCTGTTCGAGGAGTTCGAGGACAAGCCGTCCGCGGCAGCCTCGATCGGGCAGGTGCACCGGGCGGTGTGGCACGACGGCCGCGAGGTCGCGGTCAAGGTGCAGTACCCCGGCGCCGGTGAGGCCCTCGTATCCGACCTGACCCAGTTGAGCCGGTTCGCCCGCCTGCTGGGGCCGCTGGTCCCCGGCGTGGACATCAAGCCCCTGATCGCCGAGCTCAAGGACCGCGTCTCCGAGGAGCTGGACTACGGACTGGAGGCGCAGGCCCAGCAGGCGCACGCCGAGGAGTTCGCCGACGACCCGGACGTCGTCGTCCCGGCGGTCGTCCACCAGCGCGAGCAGGTCCTGGTCACCGAGTGGATGGACGGCGTTCCGCTGTCCGAGGTGATCGCGGACGGCACCCCGGCCCAGCGTGACCGGGCCGGCCAGCTGCTGGCCCGTTTCTTGTTCTCCGGCCCGGCCCGCACCGGCCTGCTGCACGCCGACCCGCACCCCGGCAACTTCCGTCTTCTGCCCGGCGGACCGGACGGCGAGGACGACTGGCGCCTGGGCGTCCTGGACTTCGGCACCGTCGACCGCCTTCCGGGCGGCCTGCCGACGCCCATCGGCTCAGCCCTGCGCATGGCGCTCGACGGGGAGGCGGAAGCGGTCTACGAGATGCTCTCCGCCGAGGGCTTCGTGAAGGAGTCCATCGAGCTGGACCCGGACGCCGTCCTCGGCTACCTCCTGCCGATCATCCAACCGGCCCAGGTGGAGGAGTTCACCTTCACCCGCGGCTGGATGCGCAGCCAGGCGGCCCGGATCGCCGATCCCCGCTCCCCCGCCTACCAACTGGGCAAGCAGCTCAATCTGCCCCCGTCGTACCTGCTCATCCACCGGGTCACGCTCAGTACCATCGGCGTGCTGTGCCAGCTGGGGGCCACGGTGCGGCTGCGGGAGGAGCTGGAGGAGTGGCTGCCGGGTTTCGCCGCCCGTCCGGAGGGCGAGGAGCCGGACGACGAGCAGTCGGCCGTCGAGGCGTGAGCGTGCGGGGGGACTACCACCAGGCGGAGTCCAGGCGCCCCTCGATCGAGCGGAGGTTCTCGCGGGAGCAGGCGTCGCAGAAGTAGCGCCGGGCGCCGTTCTCCACCGAGCAGGTCCACGTGGGCGGCAGGCCCTCGGCCGGGGTGCCGCAGCGCGCGCACACCAGGGCGGGACGCTCCACGCGTTCGCCGTCACGGTCCGTGCCGTCACGGTCCGTGCCGTGGTGCGCCGTGCCCGCGCTCGCGTGGTTCGTGCCTCCGGGAAGACTCGTCACCCCGTGACCATACCGCCGGGCCGCTGATCGGCGGGAACAACGCACCGCGGGGGCCGGTCCGTTCGAACGGACCGGCCCCCGCGGGGAGAGTTCCGGCCTCCCGGACCGGGAGGCCACCGCCAAGCGGTGTGGAACGGCGTTGTCGGTCAGTGCATCACTGCCATGGCGAGCGCGCGGCGGGCGCGCAGCGAGGCGCGCTCGGCGCGGCGCTGCATCCGGCGGGCGGCCGCCAGACGTACGGCCTGGCGTTCCCTCTCCGCCTCGTGCAGCCGCTCGTGCATATGCGCACGAGCCAGCGCTTCTGGGATGAGTTGCATCTCTCGGTTCCTGTTCTGACGCGATTCGTTCGCGCCGGTGGTGGTGACGTCTTCGGTCGCGGAGCCTGCGGGCTCGCTGGCGGACGGCTTCATCGGGGCCTGCTTCTGGGGGTCGTGCGTGAGGGGGCGGTCGATCGTTCCTGCGGTGTTCATGCTGTGACCGGGTTCTTGCGCGGGCGGCCACGCGGCCGCTTCCGGGCCACGACGACACCTTGGACGAACAGCTCGCCGCCCCAGACACCCCAGGGCTCGCGCCGCTCCTTGGCGCCGGCGAGGCAGGCCTCGATCAGCGGGCAGGTGCGGCAGAGGGACTTGGCGTACTCCACGTCCGCCGGCGACTCGGCGAAGAAGACCTCCGGGTCGTAGGAGCGGCACGGGACGGGCACGCCGAGGTTCTCGATGGCGTCGTCGAGCGCGGTGAGCGCGGTGAGCGGGGTCAAGGCGGGGTCCTCCGTGAGACCAGGCTTGGGGATCGTGTCGGAAGGCGGTACGGACGGGACGTGCGCTTCGAGTTGCACGGTTCGTCTTCCTCGTCTGTTCGGGTCGGCCGGTCGGCCGGGTGTCGGCTGGCTACCGGGTTCTTGTCTTGCCCCGAGGCCCCTTCGCTCCGCTGTCCCCGTTCGGGGAAAACAGAAGGGCCGCGGATCCCGGATGGGGTTCCGCGGCCCTGAAGGCGCCGGCCTGATCGGCGATCAGGCTGGATCACTCCAGGGTTCTGGCCCACGGAAGGCCCACGTCAGGTGGTGCTGCTTCGTCTGCTCCCGGTTACCGGCACCGGCCGCCTGAACGGCATAGGCCTGTGCCTTTGCCGCTACTGCTTCCAGTGCCTCGGTCGGTCGCTCGTCACGCTCACGGACGGGAAGACCCGCGAGGGACATAAAGGACTCCGGACGCGCGGCAGCGATGCCGGACAGACCGGTGCCCTGGTTGAAGGCGCCGAGCATGCACAGGGAGACGACCGAGCGATCGGTCATTTTGGCGGTGCTGATGGAGCTGGTCTTGATAGTGATCACTGGGCTCGCCTCCTCTCGGCGTCTGGGGGACTGGGGTGAGCCAGTCCGTACGGATATGCAAGTAGAGCACGGAATCAGGGCCTCAGGAAGGCCACCGTTCCCGTGACCAAGAACCTATGGGGACGGACGGCGGGTGCGCAAACTATTTTTTCGACGAGTTCCCATCAGTCCTCGGTCAGTCCTCGGTCGCTTCTCCCGCGGGCTCCCGGCCTGCGCAGATGGCGAGAACATCCGATCCGTACCGGCGGAGCTTGCGCATCCCCACTCCGGGGATGCGGGCCAGTTCACGCTCGTCGTCCGGGACGGTCTCGGCGATCGCCATCAAGGTCTTGTCGGTGAAGACGCAGAAGGCGGGCTGTCCGCTGCGCCCCGCCTGGCCCGCCCGCCACTCGCGCAGCCGCTCGTACAGGCCCTCGTCCATGTCGGAGGGGCAGCCCTCGCAGCGCATCAGCTTCATCTCGCCGGCGTCGGCGAGCGTGCGGCCGCAGACCCGGCACCGGGCCGGGGTGCGCTGTGTGCGCCGCGGGGCGGGCGCTCCCCGCGTCCCCACGTCCGCGGTGAAGCCGCGCTCGATGCCCCCGGAGCCGCCGGGCGCGGTACGGCCCGCCGTACCGGCAGAGCCGGGGCGCAGCCCGTCGAGGAAGCGGCTCGGGCGGCGGCTGGGACGGCCGCCGGGCGAGCGGGACAGCGACCAGGAGACGTGCAGCCGCTCGCGCGCGCGGGTGACGCCCACGTAGAGGAGCCGGCGCTCCTCCTCGATCTGTTCGTCGGTTCTGGCGTAGGTGATGGGGATCATGCCCTCGGCGACGCCGACCAGGAAGACGACGTCCCACTCCAGGCCCTTGGCCGAGTGCAGGGAGGCGAGGGTGACGCCCTGGACCGTCGGGGCGTGCTGGGCGTTCGCCCGCTCGTCGAGTTCCGCCACGAGGTCGCCGAGCGTCGCGCCCTGCCGGACGGCGGCGAAGTCCTGTGCGAGGTTCACCAGGGCGGCCAGCGACTCCCAGCGTTCCCTGACCGCGCCGGAGCCGGCCGGCGGCTGCGGGGTCCAGCCCTCCCCCGACAGCACGGCACGCACCTGTGAGGGCAGGTCGACGGCGTCGTCGAGGAGGGAGTCGTTGCCGCCGAAGCGTGCGGCGGCCCGCAGGGCGACGCCGGCCTTGCGCACCTCGGGCCGGTCGAAGAAGCGCTCCGCGCCGCGCAGCTGATAGGGCACGCCGACGTCGGCGAGGGCCTGCTCGTAGGTCTCGGACTGGGCGTTCGTCCGGAACAGGACGGCGATCTCGCTCGCCGGGACGCCGGAAGCGATGAGGTCGTGGATGCGGTGGGCGGCCCCCTCGGCCTCGGCGGGCTCGTCGGTGTACTCCGTGTAGGCGGGCTCGGGGCCGGGGGCGCGCTGGGAGACCAGTTCCAGCCGGTGGTCGGCGGCCCGGCCCCGGGCCTGGGCGAGCAGTCCGTTGGCGAGGTGGACGACCTGCGGGGTGGAGCGGTAGTCGCGGACCAGCTTGACGACGGTGGCGCCGGGATGACGGGTGCGGAAGTCGAGCAGGTGGTCGGGGGTCGCTCCGGTGAAGGAGTAGATCGTCTGGCTGGCGTCGCCGACGACGCACAGGCTGTCGCGGTCACCCAGCCACAGCTCCAGCAGGCGCTGCTGGAGCGGGGAGACGTCCTGGTACTCGTCCACCACGAAGTGCTGGTACTGGGCGCGGACCTGTTCGGCGACGTCGGCCCGGTCCTGGAGGACGGCGACGGTCAGCAGCAGGACGTCCTCGAAGTCGATGACCGAGCGGGCCCGCTTGAGGTCCTCGTACACCGAGTACAGCTGGGCGATCTCGGCCGGGTCGCGGGGGGCGGTGCGGCCGTCCTTCGCGGCCGCGAGGGCGTAGTCGGCAGGGACGGTCTGGGTGACCTTGGACCACTCGATCTCGGCGGTGACGTCCCGCAGCTCGCCCCGGTCCAGGCGGATGCGGCAGGCGGCGGCCGCGTCCGCGACGAGCTGGATCTTGCGATCGACGAGCCGGGGCATGGCGCCACCGATCGCTTTCGGCCAGAAGTACTGCAACTGCCGCAGGGCGGCGGAGTGGAAGGTGCGGGCCTGCA from Streptomyces sp. 6-11-2 encodes:
- a CDS encoding ATP-dependent DNA helicase UvrD2, whose product is MTAATHSPLFPRVPDSADAVLDGLDPEQREVATSLHGPVCVLAGAGTGKTRAITHRIAYGVRAGVLQPSSVLAVTFTNRAAGEMRGRLRQLGAHGVQARTFHSAALRQLQYFWPKAIGGAMPRLVDRKIQLVADAAAACRIRLDRGELRDVTAEIEWSKVTQTVPADYALAAAKDGRTAPRDPAEIAQLYSVYEDLKRARSVIDFEDVLLLTVAVLQDRADVAEQVRAQYQHFVVDEYQDVSPLQQRLLELWLGDRDSLCVVGDASQTIYSFTGATPDHLLDFRTRHPGATVVKLVRDYRSTPQVVHLANGLLAQARGRAADHRLELVSQRAPGPEPAYTEYTDEPAEAEGAAHRIHDLIASGVPASEIAVLFRTNAQSETYEQALADVGVPYQLRGAERFFDRPEVRKAGVALRAAARFGGNDSLLDDAVDLPSQVRAVLSGEGWTPQPPAGSGAVRERWESLAALVNLAQDFAAVRQGATLGDLVAELDERANAQHAPTVQGVTLASLHSAKGLEWDVVFLVGVAEGMIPITYARTDEQIEEERRLLYVGVTRARERLHVSWSLSRSPGGRPSRRPSRFLDGLRPGSAGTAGRTAPGGSGGIERGFTADVGTRGAPAPRRTQRTPARCRVCGRTLADAGEMKLMRCEGCPSDMDEGLYERLREWRAGQAGRSGQPAFCVFTDKTLMAIAETVPDDERELARIPGVGMRKLRRYGSDVLAICAGREPAGEATED